From a single Nissabacter sp. SGAir0207 genomic region:
- the gyrA gene encoding DNA topoisomerase (ATP-hydrolyzing) subunit A: MSDLAREITPVNIEEELKSSYLDYAMSVIVGRALPDVRDGLKPVHRRVLYAMNVLGNDWNKAYKKSARVVGDVIGKYHPHGDTAVYDTIVRMAQPFSLRYMLVDGQGNFGSIDGDSAAAMRYTEVRMSKIAHELLADLEKETVDFVPNYDGTEQIPAVMPTKIPNLLVNGSSGIAVGMATNIPPHNLSEVINGCLAYIDDENISIEGLMEHIPGPDFPTAAIINGRRGIEEAYRTGRGKIYIRARAEVEADAKSGRETIIVHEIPYQVNKARLIEKIAELVKEKRLEGISALRDESDKDGMRIVIEIKRDAVGEVVLNNLYSLTQLQVSFGINMVALHQGQPKILNLKDILSAFVRHRREVVTRRTIFELRKARDRAHILEALAVALANIDPIIELIRQAPTPAEAKAALVAHPWALGNVSDMLSRAGDDAARPEWLEPEFGIRDGKYYLTEQQAQAILDLRLQKLTGLEHEKLLDEYKELLDQIAALIFILESPDRLMEVIREELIAIREQYNDARRTEITANSADINIEDLISQEDVVVTLSHQGYVKYQPLSDYEAQRRGGKGKSAARIKEEDFIDRLLVANTHDTILCFSSRGRLYWMKVYQLPEASRGARGRPIVNLLPLEANERITAILPVREYEEGRYVFMATASGTVKKTELTEFSRPRSAGIIAVNLNEGDELIGVDLTDGSNEVMLFSAAGKVVRFSEAAVRKMGRTAAGVRGIKLAEEDSVVSLIVPRGEGDILTVTQNGFGKRTAAAEYPTKSRATQGVISIKVSERNGPVVGAVQVEGSDQIMMITDAGTLVRTRVSEVSIVGRNTQGVTLIRTAEEESVVGLQRVAEPVEDEELDGVIAIEGELPVEEEEPEEPDTDDAEGEEE; the protein is encoded by the coding sequence TGCGCGATGGGTTGAAGCCGGTGCACCGCCGCGTACTGTACGCCATGAATGTCCTGGGCAACGACTGGAACAAAGCCTATAAGAAATCGGCCCGTGTGGTCGGTGACGTCATCGGTAAATACCACCCGCATGGCGACACTGCGGTCTATGACACCATTGTCCGTATGGCGCAGCCCTTCTCGCTGCGCTACATGCTGGTTGACGGGCAGGGCAACTTCGGTTCCATCGACGGCGACTCCGCCGCGGCGATGCGTTACACCGAAGTGCGCATGTCAAAAATTGCCCACGAACTGCTGGCGGATCTCGAGAAAGAGACGGTCGATTTCGTCCCCAACTATGACGGCACCGAGCAGATCCCGGCGGTCATGCCCACCAAGATCCCGAACCTGCTGGTTAACGGCTCCTCGGGCATTGCCGTCGGCATGGCGACCAACATTCCGCCGCACAACCTTTCCGAGGTGATCAACGGCTGTCTGGCCTACATTGACGATGAGAACATCAGCATCGAAGGGCTGATGGAGCACATTCCGGGGCCAGATTTCCCGACCGCCGCCATCATCAATGGCCGCCGCGGCATCGAAGAGGCGTACCGCACCGGGCGCGGCAAAATCTATATCCGCGCCCGTGCCGAGGTGGAAGCGGACGCCAAGAGCGGCCGTGAGACCATCATCGTCCACGAAATCCCCTATCAGGTGAACAAGGCGCGTCTGATCGAGAAGATCGCCGAGCTGGTGAAAGAGAAGCGCCTTGAGGGGATCAGCGCGCTGCGTGACGAGTCCGACAAGGATGGGATGCGCATCGTGATTGAGATCAAACGCGACGCGGTGGGTGAGGTGGTGCTGAACAACCTCTACTCCCTGACCCAGTTGCAGGTCTCCTTCGGCATCAACATGGTGGCGCTGCATCAGGGCCAGCCGAAGATCCTCAACCTGAAGGATATCCTGTCAGCCTTTGTGCGCCACCGCCGTGAAGTGGTGACGCGCCGCACTATCTTTGAGCTGCGCAAGGCACGCGACCGCGCCCACATTCTGGAAGCGCTGGCGGTGGCACTGGCCAACATCGACCCGATCATCGAGTTGATCCGTCAGGCACCGACCCCGGCCGAGGCGAAAGCCGCGCTGGTGGCCCACCCTTGGGCGCTGGGCAACGTCTCCGACATGCTCTCCCGCGCCGGTGATGACGCCGCCCGCCCGGAGTGGCTGGAGCCGGAGTTTGGCATCCGTGACGGCAAGTACTACCTGACCGAGCAGCAGGCACAGGCGATTCTGGATCTGCGCCTGCAAAAGCTGACCGGTCTGGAGCACGAGAAGCTGCTGGACGAGTACAAAGAGCTGCTCGACCAGATTGCCGCGCTGATCTTTATCCTGGAAAGCCCGGACCGCCTGATGGAGGTGATCCGCGAAGAGCTGATCGCCATCCGCGAGCAGTACAACGACGCGCGCCGCACCGAGATCACCGCCAACTCGGCGGACATCAACATCGAAGACCTGATCAGTCAGGAAGACGTGGTGGTGACCCTCTCGCATCAGGGCTACGTCAAGTACCAGCCGCTGAGCGACTATGAGGCGCAGCGCCGTGGTGGCAAGGGCAAGTCCGCCGCCCGCATCAAGGAGGAGGACTTCATTGACCGCCTGCTGGTGGCCAACACCCACGACACCATCCTCTGCTTCTCCAGCCGGGGCCGTCTCTACTGGATGAAGGTCTACCAGCTGCCGGAAGCGAGCCGTGGCGCGCGTGGCCGCCCGATCGTCAACCTGCTGCCGCTGGAAGCCAACGAGCGCATCACGGCGATCCTGCCGGTGCGCGAGTATGAGGAAGGGCGCTACGTCTTTATGGCGACCGCCAGCGGCACGGTGAAGAAGACCGAGCTGACCGAGTTCAGCCGTCCGCGCAGCGCGGGCATCATCGCCGTGAACCTCAACGAGGGCGATGAGCTGATTGGCGTTGACCTGACCGACGGCAGCAACGAAGTGATGCTGTTCTCCGCGGCCGGTAAAGTGGTGCGCTTCTCCGAAGCGGCCGTGCGCAAGATGGGCCGTACCGCGGCGGGCGTGCGTGGCATCAAGCTGGCCGAAGAGGACAGCGTGGTATCGCTGATTGTGCCGCGCGGCGAGGGTGACATCCTGACCGTGACGCAGAACGGCTTCGGCAAGCGTACCGCCGCCGCCGAGTACCCGACCAAATCCCGTGCGACGCAGGGCGTGATCTCCATCAAGGTCAGCGAGCGCAACGGGCCGGTGGTCGGCGCGGTGCAGGTAGAGGGCAGCGACCAGATCATGATGATCACCGATGCTGGCACGCTGGTGCGTACCCGCGTCTCCGAGGTGAGCATCGTGGGCCGTAACACCCAGGGCGTCACGCTGATCCGCACCGCGGAAGAGGAGAGCGTGGTGGGCCTGCAACGGGTGGCCGAGCCGGTTGAGGACGAAGAGCTGGATGGCGTGATCGCCATTGAGGGCGAACTGCCGGTGGAAGAGGAGGAGCCGGAAGAGCCGGACACCGACGACGCCGAGGGTGAAGAGGAGTAA
- the rcsC gene encoding two-component system sensor histidine kinase RcsC, with amino-acid sequence MKYLASFRTTLKISRYLFRLLAIMLWSLGALLTTFYILNIFHEKESQIRQEYYLNYDQAQNYFRHSADIMRDIRYMAENRLNGAVNGLDILNGVFAGKTNQPRIYPLFADSDCAQLNDDYRNSLQALSNTIHYWKDNFSAAYDLNRVFFIGGDSLCMADFNINNTRPLERENVLKSLHERILKFRNGKNQEKDNSLYWISPGPRADVGYLYVLSPIYVGNKLEALIGIEQVLRLEDFSNPSALPIGVTLLGPSNEPLLRFSEGERYISMLGRYPDVSSYFGYVNGYNDLIMKKSLQPSSLSIVYSLPVRTLLERFKILILNAFLLNIFSAILLFTLAWLFERKMFFPAEENAFRLEENEQFNHKIVASAPVGISILRISDGVNLLSNELAHNYIKMLTHEDRQRITRIICDQQVNFVDVITSNNNNLQLSFVHSRYRNEDVAICVLVDVSARVKMEESLQEMASAAEQTSQSKSMFLATVSHELRTPLYGIIGNLDLLQTKGLPEGVERLVTAMNNSSNLLLKIISDILDFSKIESEQLKIEPREFSCREVLTHIAGNYLPLVVKKRLGLYCFIEHDVPEFLSGDPVRLQQVLSNILNNAIKFTDTGCIVLHVCTRDNYLVFQVRDTGVGIPAREITRLFDPFFQVGTGVQRHFQGTGLGLAICEKLVNLMDGDIAVESEPGLGSAFTIRLPMYEAKFAAPPDATLWQGRRLVLEVRNARLEEYLEPMLRQYGAEVVRYQPEMMTHECDVLLTDYPLNHPLPLLGQIEFSLEHIGPPVETRPGYWLHSTSTPLELTSLINRLYKLEEESSRAMLQLPALNAEAQQANHEIQLLVVDDHPINRRLLADQLGSLGYQILTANDGLDALEVMRANTIDIVLTDVNMPKMDGYRLTQRLRQMDYIRPVIGVTANALAEEKQRCIEAGMDNCLSKPVTLETLRTTLAYYSARTRQIRQAEQRARERQLAEASQGQPGDASA; translated from the coding sequence TTGAAATATCTGGCTTCGTTCCGTACAACGCTAAAGATTTCCCGCTACCTGTTCCGGTTGCTGGCGATCATGCTCTGGTCGCTCGGCGCGCTGTTGACCACCTTCTATATTCTCAACATCTTCCATGAGAAAGAGTCGCAGATTCGCCAGGAGTACTACCTCAACTACGATCAGGCGCAGAACTACTTCCGCCACTCGGCGGACATCATGCGCGACATCCGCTACATGGCGGAGAACCGCCTGAATGGCGCGGTTAATGGTCTGGACATCCTGAACGGCGTGTTCGCCGGCAAAACCAACCAGCCGCGCATCTACCCGCTGTTCGCCGACTCCGACTGCGCGCAACTCAATGATGACTACCGCAACTCGCTACAGGCGCTGAGCAACACCATCCACTACTGGAAGGATAACTTCTCCGCCGCTTACGACCTGAACCGGGTCTTCTTCATTGGCGGCGACAGCCTCTGCATGGCGGACTTCAACATCAACAACACCCGGCCGCTGGAGCGCGAAAACGTGCTCAAGTCGCTGCATGAGCGCATCCTGAAGTTCCGCAACGGCAAAAATCAGGAGAAGGACAACAGCCTCTACTGGATCAGCCCCGGCCCGCGCGCCGACGTTGGCTACCTCTATGTGCTGTCGCCCATCTACGTCGGCAACAAGCTGGAGGCGCTGATCGGCATTGAACAGGTGCTGCGGCTGGAGGACTTCTCCAACCCCAGCGCGCTGCCGATTGGCGTGACGCTGCTCGGCCCCTCGAATGAGCCGCTGCTGCGCTTTAGCGAGGGGGAGCGCTACATCTCCATGCTCGGCCGCTACCCGGATGTCAGCAGCTACTTCGGCTATGTGAATGGCTACAACGACCTGATCATGAAGAAGAGCCTCCAGCCCTCGTCCCTCAGCATTGTCTACTCGCTGCCGGTGCGTACCCTGCTGGAGCGCTTCAAGATCCTGATCCTCAACGCCTTCCTGCTCAACATCTTCTCGGCGATTTTGCTGTTCACGCTGGCCTGGCTGTTTGAGCGCAAGATGTTCTTCCCGGCGGAGGAGAACGCCTTCCGGCTGGAGGAGAACGAGCAGTTCAACCACAAGATTGTCGCCTCCGCGCCGGTGGGCATCTCGATTTTACGCATCAGTGACGGCGTCAACCTGCTCAGCAACGAGCTGGCGCACAACTACATCAAGATGCTGACCCACGAGGATCGCCAGCGCATCACGCGCATCATCTGCGACCAGCAGGTCAACTTCGTCGATGTCATCACCAGCAATAACAACAACCTGCAACTGAGTTTCGTCCACTCGCGCTACCGCAACGAGGATGTGGCGATCTGCGTGCTGGTGGATGTCAGCGCCCGCGTCAAGATGGAGGAGTCCTTGCAGGAGATGGCGAGCGCCGCCGAGCAGACCAGCCAGTCGAAATCGATGTTCCTGGCGACGGTCAGCCATGAGCTGCGCACGCCGCTCTACGGCATCATCGGCAACCTGGATCTGTTGCAGACCAAGGGGCTGCCGGAGGGGGTGGAGCGGCTGGTGACGGCGATGAACAACTCCTCCAACCTGCTGCTGAAGATCATCAGCGACATCCTCGACTTCTCCAAGATTGAGTCAGAGCAGCTGAAGATTGAGCCGCGCGAATTCTCCTGCCGTGAAGTGCTGACCCACATTGCCGGTAACTACCTGCCGCTGGTGGTGAAGAAGCGCCTCGGCCTCTACTGCTTCATTGAACATGACGTGCCGGAGTTCCTCTCCGGCGACCCGGTGCGGTTGCAGCAGGTACTCTCCAACATCCTCAACAACGCCATCAAGTTCACCGATACCGGCTGCATCGTGCTGCATGTCTGTACCCGCGACAATTATCTGGTGTTCCAGGTGCGCGATACCGGCGTCGGCATCCCGGCGCGCGAGATCACGCGGCTGTTCGACCCCTTCTTCCAGGTCGGCACCGGCGTGCAGCGCCACTTCCAGGGCACCGGGCTGGGGCTGGCGATCTGCGAGAAGCTGGTCAACCTGATGGATGGCGACATCGCCGTCGAGTCCGAGCCGGGGCTGGGCAGTGCCTTCACCATCCGGCTGCCGATGTATGAGGCCAAGTTCGCCGCGCCGCCGGACGCCACGCTCTGGCAGGGCCGCCGGCTGGTGCTGGAGGTGCGCAACGCCCGGCTGGAGGAGTATCTGGAGCCGATGCTGCGCCAGTATGGCGCGGAAGTGGTGCGCTACCAGCCGGAGATGATGACCCACGAGTGCGACGTGTTGCTGACGGACTACCCGCTCAACCACCCGCTGCCGCTGCTGGGGCAGATTGAGTTCTCGCTGGAGCACATCGGCCCGCCGGTGGAGACGCGCCCCGGCTACTGGCTGCACAGCACCTCGACGCCGCTGGAGCTGACCAGCCTGATCAACCGCCTCTATAAGCTGGAGGAGGAGAGCTCACGCGCCATGCTGCAACTGCCAGCGCTGAACGCCGAGGCGCAGCAGGCCAACCATGAGATCCAGCTGCTGGTGGTGGATGACCACCCGATCAACCGCCGCCTGCTGGCTGACCAGCTCGGCTCGCTGGGCTACCAGATCCTCACCGCCAACGACGGGCTGGACGCGCTGGAGGTGATGCGCGCCAACACCATCGACATCGTGCTGACCGACGTCAACATGCCGAAGATGGATGGCTACCGCCTGACCCAGCGGTTGCGGCAGATGGACTACATCCGCCCGGTGATTGGCGTGACCGCCAATGCGCTGGCGGAGGAGAAGCAGCGCTGCATTGAGGCGGGCATGGATAACTGCCTGTCGAAACCGGTGACGCTGGAGACGCTGCGCACCACGCTGGCTTACTACAGCGCGCGCACCCGGCAGATCCGTCAGGCGGAGCAGCGGGCGCGGGAGCGCCAGTTGGCGGAGGCCAGTCAGGGCCAGCCCGGTGACGCCTCCGCCTGA
- the rcsB gene encoding response regulator transcription factor RcsB — MNNLNVIIADDHPIVLFGIRKSLEQIEWVNVVGEFEDSTALINNLAKLDANVLITDLSMPGEKYGDGITLIKYIKRHYPQLAIIVLTMNNNPAILSAVLDLDIEGIVLKQGAPTDLPKALAALQKGKKFTPESVSKLLEKISANGYGDKRLSPKESEVLRLFAEGFLVTEIAKKLNRSIKTISSQKKSAMMKLGVDNDIALLNYLSSVSTTPVDRG; from the coding sequence ATGAATAACCTGAATGTAATTATTGCCGATGACCATCCTATTGTCCTGTTTGGCATCCGTAAGTCACTGGAACAGATAGAGTGGGTGAATGTGGTTGGGGAGTTCGAGGACTCCACCGCGCTGATCAACAACCTGGCAAAGCTGGATGCCAACGTCCTGATCACTGACCTGTCGATGCCGGGCGAGAAGTACGGCGACGGCATTACGCTGATCAAATACATCAAACGCCACTACCCGCAGCTGGCGATCATTGTGCTGACCATGAACAATAACCCGGCGATCCTGAGTGCGGTGCTGGATCTGGATATTGAGGGCATCGTGCTGAAACAGGGCGCGCCCACTGACCTGCCGAAAGCGCTGGCCGCCCTGCAAAAAGGCAAGAAGTTCACGCCGGAGAGCGTCTCCAAGCTGTTGGAGAAGATCAGCGCCAACGGCTATGGCGACAAGCGCCTCTCGCCGAAAGAGAGCGAAGTGCTGCGCCTGTTCGCCGAGGGCTTTTTGGTGACCGAGATCGCCAAGAAGCTGAACCGCAGCATCAAGACCATCAGCAGCCAGAAGAAGTCGGCGATGATGAAACTGGGCGTGGACAACGACATCGCCCTGCTCAACTACCTCTCCTCCGTCAGCACTACCCCGGTGGATCGCGGCTAA
- the rcsD gene encoding phosphotransferase RcsD, translating to MQSKYLSLTSANITRFFLVLILLLLVALGVYGYNYTSTYLNEKKHVMENVASRMQQRIDIYRYNTYQIYDNYTGSPQGVTPAQEIRLRPDVFYVQKTRRKTDAVIFGNHDSATLDLTLQVSNYLDLRWGGKTQPYTLYYLNGQDNSLIMVTTQPLQELTSRFKESYLTTSADARRAEMLQQANMLDERESFSTLRKSRFSNDYFFSLRTTFNNPGHLATVIAFDLPVNDLLPSHLARANFALREATSPAGDDDQSSNAQVTRSGWWLEFTAPLSNAPLQVVYRVPLPSLALDLAHNNSWLLLIHLALLALSMSGIYFIRHQFIRPSENMAAQLRAQQVLNQEIVASLSTGLVVHNFNTNQTVLSNKIAENLLPHLSLQNIASMAEQHHGSIQATVNNEVYEIRMSRSKYAPETYLFLLHDQDKEVMVNKKLQQARKEYEKNLQARKLMLHNLGIELNQPLNQIHTLAETLQQAPEVERAPMLAELAWQSQSVLTLIENITLLTRLETQDWQPSKHHFSLSGMVDELLLETLPALNRKGLSLFNHFQLDVTQTYVGDVQALKKVLSLLLDYAIVTTAFGKISLIVESEPQHPEQLIFHITDTGSGISKEEIRNLNYPFLSQSLIDRFNHGSGLTFFLCNQLCKKLNGQLEIRSKADIGTRYTVRILLGLEPQEEEESEKLLDEVTVLLDVTSEEVRSIVTRLLAAYGANCITPDDRQINRDYDVMLTDNPHSCDRYTLLLSSDEAGFQQLQRDYIRVNYNISSAVIDAILVLIEQQMAAVDGPASLEAPTDEEPDYRAQLLASDYYSLFVETVPEDLDKLYVESQQHDFTSLSQTAHRLKGVFAMLNLAPGKRLCEHLEQHIVETDMLKIENNISQIDQFVSRLLQQGSQKHE from the coding sequence ATGCAAAGCAAATACCTGTCGTTGACTTCCGCCAACATCACCCGCTTCTTTTTGGTGCTGATTTTGCTGCTATTGGTGGCGCTGGGCGTATATGGCTACAACTACACCAGCACCTACCTGAATGAGAAAAAGCATGTGATGGAGAACGTCGCCAGCCGGATGCAGCAACGGATCGACATCTATCGCTACAATACCTACCAGATTTATGACAATTACACTGGCTCCCCACAGGGCGTGACACCGGCGCAGGAGATTCGCCTGCGGCCAGATGTGTTCTATGTGCAGAAAACCCGCCGCAAAACCGACGCGGTGATCTTCGGCAACCATGACAGCGCGACGCTCGACCTGACGTTGCAGGTCTCCAACTACCTGGACCTGCGCTGGGGCGGCAAAACCCAGCCCTACACCCTTTACTACCTGAATGGGCAGGACAATAGCCTGATCATGGTCACCACCCAGCCGTTGCAGGAGCTGACCTCGCGCTTCAAGGAGAGCTACCTCACCACCTCCGCCGACGCCCGCCGTGCCGAGATGCTGCAACAGGCCAATATGCTGGATGAGCGTGAAAGCTTCTCCACCCTGCGCAAGTCGCGCTTCAGCAATGATTACTTCTTCTCGCTGCGCACCACCTTTAATAACCCCGGCCACCTGGCGACGGTGATCGCCTTCGACCTGCCGGTGAATGACCTGCTGCCGTCACATCTGGCGCGCGCCAACTTTGCGCTGCGTGAGGCGACCTCCCCCGCCGGTGATGATGACCAGAGCAGCAATGCGCAGGTGACGCGCAGCGGCTGGTGGCTGGAGTTCACCGCGCCGCTCAGCAACGCGCCGTTGCAGGTGGTCTACCGCGTGCCGCTGCCCAGTCTGGCGCTGGATCTGGCGCACAATAATAGTTGGCTGCTGTTGATCCACCTGGCGCTGCTGGCGCTCTCCATGAGCGGCATCTACTTTATCCGCCACCAGTTCATCCGCCCGAGCGAGAACATGGCCGCGCAGCTGCGCGCCCAACAGGTGCTGAATCAGGAGATTGTCGCCAGCCTCTCCACCGGGCTGGTGGTGCACAACTTCAATACCAACCAGACGGTTCTCAGCAATAAGATTGCCGAGAACCTGTTGCCGCACCTCAGTTTGCAGAACATCGCCTCGATGGCGGAGCAGCACCACGGCTCCATTCAGGCGACGGTGAATAATGAGGTGTATGAGATCCGCATGTCCCGCAGCAAGTATGCGCCGGAGACCTACCTGTTCCTGCTGCACGATCAGGACAAAGAGGTGATGGTCAACAAGAAGCTGCAACAGGCGCGCAAGGAGTACGAAAAGAATTTGCAGGCGCGCAAGCTGATGCTGCACAACCTCGGCATTGAGCTGAACCAGCCGCTGAACCAGATCCATACGCTGGCCGAGACGCTGCAACAGGCGCCGGAGGTAGAGCGCGCCCCGATGCTGGCGGAGCTGGCCTGGCAGTCGCAGTCAGTGCTGACGCTGATTGAGAACATCACGCTGCTGACGCGGCTGGAGACCCAGGACTGGCAGCCGTCGAAGCACCACTTCTCGCTCTCCGGCATGGTGGATGAATTGCTGCTTGAGACGCTGCCCGCCCTCAACCGCAAGGGGCTGTCGCTGTTCAACCACTTCCAACTGGACGTGACCCAGACCTACGTCGGGGATGTGCAGGCGCTGAAGAAGGTGCTGTCGCTGCTGCTGGACTACGCCATCGTCACCACCGCCTTTGGCAAGATTTCGCTGATTGTCGAGAGCGAGCCGCAGCACCCGGAGCAGCTGATCTTCCACATCACCGACACCGGCAGCGGCATCTCGAAAGAGGAGATCCGCAACCTGAACTATCCGTTCCTCAGCCAGTCGCTGATTGACCGCTTCAACCACGGCTCCGGCCTGACCTTCTTCCTCTGCAACCAGCTGTGCAAAAAGCTGAACGGCCAGCTGGAGATCCGCAGCAAGGCGGACATCGGCACCCGCTATACGGTGCGCATCCTGCTGGGGCTGGAGCCGCAGGAGGAGGAGGAGAGCGAGAAGCTGCTGGATGAGGTGACCGTACTGCTGGATGTGACCTCGGAAGAGGTGCGTTCGATCGTCACCCGGCTGCTGGCAGCCTATGGCGCCAACTGCATTACCCCGGACGACAGGCAGATTAATCGTGATTATGACGTCATGTTGACAGATAATCCCCATAGCTGTGATCGCTACACCTTGCTGCTTTCGAGTGACGAGGCGGGCTTCCAGCAGTTACAACGGGACTATATTCGCGTCAATTATAATATCAGCAGCGCTGTCATTGATGCCATCCTGGTGCTGATCGAGCAGCAGATGGCGGCCGTCGACGGCCCAGCCTCCCTGGAGGCGCCGACCGATGAAGAACCGGATTACCGCGCGCAGCTCCTCGCCAGCGACTACTACTCGCTGTTTGTGGAGACGGTGCCGGAGGATCTGGATAAACTGTATGTCGAGAGTCAACAGCATGATTTTACGTCACTCTCCCAGACAGCACACCGCCTGAAAGGGGTCTTTGCCATGTTGAACCTGGCCCCCGGAAAGCGGTTATGTGAACACTTAGAACAGCACATCGTGGAAACTGATATGCTGAAAATCGAGAATAACATCAGTCAGATTGATCAATTTGTCAGCAGACTGCTACAGCAAGGTAGCCAAAAACATGAATAA